One genomic region from Salvia hispanica cultivar TCC Black 2014 chromosome 2, UniMelb_Shisp_WGS_1.0, whole genome shotgun sequence encodes:
- the LOC125204309 gene encoding protein WVD2-like 7 isoform X3 — protein MGESLVERPTLEKKMDESFKPSGGLDVSISFGRFENDVLSWEKWSSFSPNRYLEEVGSLSNPGSVAQKKAYFEAHYKRIASRKAEELEEEKSIVPAARSLDEWSNDDFVEGSCGIDAELGLSNGDRSVEVAAEAEFASTNATSANASKKDDDSLDSSKEESTLDVFVDGIRERDRADVGVESEGCLADEGKEEFNREAVELGPNATVEAASPEVEKPPRKKNGAKELTPKSNVARKANSTKRDTNSSRVQAKPLPSSTPRNFKAAPVSTPTSASQPLMKRANGSQVTKSVRGASKSLHTSLILDPRSFPAQSMTRRSLMVEKMGDKDIIRRAFKTFQNRVDGSCNEGKSSTVKKVTSTPSEARVSTPPIRRTRDDAEKASARRNQAGTRSKPSETSRSYRGSLVMDKKNTNISAASSSISFRSHDRAEKRKEFLKDLEVKSVAKAAENAQLSAKSKCDN, from the exons ATGGGTGAATCTTTGGTTGAAAGGCCAACTTTGGAGAAGAAG ATGGATGAGTCCTTTAAGCCTAGTGGTGGACTGGATGTGTCTATTTCATTTGGTAGATTTGAGAATGATGTTCTCTCTTGGGAGAAATGGTCGTCATTTTCACCGAATAGGTATTTGGAGGAGGTCGGGAGTCTATCGAATCCCGGATCAGTAGCTCAGAAGAAGGCCTATTTTGAGGCTCACTACAAGAGAATTGCTTCTAGGAAAGCTGAGGAATTGGAGGAGGAAAAGTCCATAGTCCCTGCTGCTCGTAGCTTAGATGAGTGGAGCAATGATGATTTTGTGGAGGGTTCGTGTGGGATCGATGCAGAACTAGGTCTGTCCAACGGTGATAGATCAGTTGAGGTGGCTGCAGAGGCAGAGTTTGCATCTACTAATGCAACTTCTGCCAATGCATCAAAAAAAGATGACGATAGTTTAGATTCTAGTAAGGAGGAATCCACGTTGGATGTTTTCGTAGATGGGATTAGGGAAAGAGACCGTGCTGATGTTGGAGTCGAGAGTGAGGGGTGTTTGGCTGACGAAGGTAAGGAAGAGTTTAACCGTGAGGCAGTCGAGCTTGGACCTAATGCCACTGTAGAAGCTGCTTCGCCTGAGGTGGAGAAGCCTCcgagaaagaaaaatggtgCAAAGGAATTAACTCCTAAGTCGAATGTAGCTCGGAAG GCGAATTCGACTAAAAGGGACACAAACTCGAGTAGGGTTCAGGCGAAGCCTTTGCCATCTTCGACTCCTAGGAATTTCAAGGCAGCGCCAGTGTCCACTCCCACATCCGCTTCACAGCCCTTGATGAAGAGAGCAAATGGATCACAGGTGACTAAAAGCGTGAGAGGAGCTTCCAAGTCGTTGCACACGTCTCTTATATTGGATCCGAGATCTTTTCCTGCTCAATCCATGACTAGGAGGTCACTGATGGTGGAGAAGATGGGGGATAAGGACATCATCAGACGAGCATTCAAGACTTTCCAGAATCGCGTGGATGGATCTTGCAACGAGGGCAAATCCAGCACTGTGAAGAAG GTGACATCTACTCCTTCGGAGGCGAGGGTCTCGACTCCTCCCATTCGTAGAACGAGGGATGATGCTGAAAAGGCGTCTGCTCGAAGGAATCAAGCTGGAACAAGATCAAAACCTTCTGAGACCAG CAGATCGTATAGAGGTAGTCTGGTGATGGATAAGAAAAACACGAACATATCTGCTGCCTCGTCTAGCATTAGCTTCAGAAGCCATGACAGAGCTGAGAAAAGGAAAGAG TTTTTGAAGGATTTGGAGGTGAAATCAGTGGCCAAAGCAGCAGAAAATGCTCAACTTAGTGCAAAATCAAAG TGTGATAACTGA
- the LOC125204309 gene encoding protein WVD2-like 7 isoform X1, which yields MGESLVERPTLEKKMDESFKPSGGLDVSISFGRFENDVLSWEKWSSFSPNRYLEEVGSLSNPGSVAQKKAYFEAHYKRIASRKAEELEEEKSIVPAARSLDEWSNDDFVEGSCGIDAELGLSNGDRSVEVAAEAEFASTNATSANASKKDDDSLDSSKEESTLDVFVDGIRERDRADVGVESEGCLADEGKEEFNREAVELGPNATVEAASPEVEKPPRKKNGAKELTPKSNVARKANSTKRDTNSSRVQAKPLPSSTPRNFKAAPVSTPTSASQPLMKRANGSQVTKSVRGASKSLHTSLILDPRSFPAQSMTRRSLMVEKMGDKDIIRRAFKTFQNRVDGSCNEGKSSTVKKVTSTPSEARVSTPPIRRTRDDAEKASARRNQAGTRSKPSETSRSYRGSLVMDKKNTNISAASSSISFRSHDRAEKRKEFLKDLEVKSVAKAAENAQLSAKSKEEKDSELRRLRKSLNFKAKPLPSFYKDRTKAHLEKDPRNKELH from the exons ATGGGTGAATCTTTGGTTGAAAGGCCAACTTTGGAGAAGAAG ATGGATGAGTCCTTTAAGCCTAGTGGTGGACTGGATGTGTCTATTTCATTTGGTAGATTTGAGAATGATGTTCTCTCTTGGGAGAAATGGTCGTCATTTTCACCGAATAGGTATTTGGAGGAGGTCGGGAGTCTATCGAATCCCGGATCAGTAGCTCAGAAGAAGGCCTATTTTGAGGCTCACTACAAGAGAATTGCTTCTAGGAAAGCTGAGGAATTGGAGGAGGAAAAGTCCATAGTCCCTGCTGCTCGTAGCTTAGATGAGTGGAGCAATGATGATTTTGTGGAGGGTTCGTGTGGGATCGATGCAGAACTAGGTCTGTCCAACGGTGATAGATCAGTTGAGGTGGCTGCAGAGGCAGAGTTTGCATCTACTAATGCAACTTCTGCCAATGCATCAAAAAAAGATGACGATAGTTTAGATTCTAGTAAGGAGGAATCCACGTTGGATGTTTTCGTAGATGGGATTAGGGAAAGAGACCGTGCTGATGTTGGAGTCGAGAGTGAGGGGTGTTTGGCTGACGAAGGTAAGGAAGAGTTTAACCGTGAGGCAGTCGAGCTTGGACCTAATGCCACTGTAGAAGCTGCTTCGCCTGAGGTGGAGAAGCCTCcgagaaagaaaaatggtgCAAAGGAATTAACTCCTAAGTCGAATGTAGCTCGGAAG GCGAATTCGACTAAAAGGGACACAAACTCGAGTAGGGTTCAGGCGAAGCCTTTGCCATCTTCGACTCCTAGGAATTTCAAGGCAGCGCCAGTGTCCACTCCCACATCCGCTTCACAGCCCTTGATGAAGAGAGCAAATGGATCACAGGTGACTAAAAGCGTGAGAGGAGCTTCCAAGTCGTTGCACACGTCTCTTATATTGGATCCGAGATCTTTTCCTGCTCAATCCATGACTAGGAGGTCACTGATGGTGGAGAAGATGGGGGATAAGGACATCATCAGACGAGCATTCAAGACTTTCCAGAATCGCGTGGATGGATCTTGCAACGAGGGCAAATCCAGCACTGTGAAGAAG GTGACATCTACTCCTTCGGAGGCGAGGGTCTCGACTCCTCCCATTCGTAGAACGAGGGATGATGCTGAAAAGGCGTCTGCTCGAAGGAATCAAGCTGGAACAAGATCAAAACCTTCTGAGACCAG CAGATCGTATAGAGGTAGTCTGGTGATGGATAAGAAAAACACGAACATATCTGCTGCCTCGTCTAGCATTAGCTTCAGAAGCCATGACAGAGCTGAGAAAAGGAAAGAG TTTTTGAAGGATTTGGAGGTGAAATCAGTGGCCAAAGCAGCAGAAAATGCTCAACTTAGTGCAAAATCAAAG GAAGAAAAGGATTCTGAGCTTAGAAGATTGAGAAAGAGCCTCAATTTCAAGGCCAAGCCTCTGCCTTCCTTCTATAAGGATCGGACGAAAGCACACCTCGAAAAG GATCCTCGCAACAAGGAGCTCCACTAG
- the LOC125204309 gene encoding protein WVD2-like 7 isoform X2: MGESLVERPTLEKKMDESFKPSGGLDVSISFGRFENDVLSWEKWSSFSPNRYLEEVGSLSNPGSVAQKKAYFEAHYKRIASRKAEELEEEKSIVPAARSLDEWSNDDFVEGSCGIDAELGLSNGDRSVEVAAEAEFASTNATSANASKKDDDSLDSSKEESTLDVFVDGIRERDRADVGVESEGCLADEGKEEFNREAVELGPNATVEAASPEVEKPPRKKNGAKELTPKSNVARKANSTKRDTNSSRVQAKPLPSSTPRNFKAAPVSTPTSASQPLMKRANGSQVTKSVRGASKSLHTSLILDPRSFPAQSMTRRSLMVEKMGDKDIIRRAFKTFQNRVDGSCNEGKSSTVKKVTSTPSEARVSTPPIRRTRDDAEKASARRNQAGTRSKPSETRSYRGSLVMDKKNTNISAASSSISFRSHDRAEKRKEFLKDLEVKSVAKAAENAQLSAKSKEEKDSELRRLRKSLNFKAKPLPSFYKDRTKAHLEKDPRNKELH; encoded by the exons ATGGGTGAATCTTTGGTTGAAAGGCCAACTTTGGAGAAGAAG ATGGATGAGTCCTTTAAGCCTAGTGGTGGACTGGATGTGTCTATTTCATTTGGTAGATTTGAGAATGATGTTCTCTCTTGGGAGAAATGGTCGTCATTTTCACCGAATAGGTATTTGGAGGAGGTCGGGAGTCTATCGAATCCCGGATCAGTAGCTCAGAAGAAGGCCTATTTTGAGGCTCACTACAAGAGAATTGCTTCTAGGAAAGCTGAGGAATTGGAGGAGGAAAAGTCCATAGTCCCTGCTGCTCGTAGCTTAGATGAGTGGAGCAATGATGATTTTGTGGAGGGTTCGTGTGGGATCGATGCAGAACTAGGTCTGTCCAACGGTGATAGATCAGTTGAGGTGGCTGCAGAGGCAGAGTTTGCATCTACTAATGCAACTTCTGCCAATGCATCAAAAAAAGATGACGATAGTTTAGATTCTAGTAAGGAGGAATCCACGTTGGATGTTTTCGTAGATGGGATTAGGGAAAGAGACCGTGCTGATGTTGGAGTCGAGAGTGAGGGGTGTTTGGCTGACGAAGGTAAGGAAGAGTTTAACCGTGAGGCAGTCGAGCTTGGACCTAATGCCACTGTAGAAGCTGCTTCGCCTGAGGTGGAGAAGCCTCcgagaaagaaaaatggtgCAAAGGAATTAACTCCTAAGTCGAATGTAGCTCGGAAG GCGAATTCGACTAAAAGGGACACAAACTCGAGTAGGGTTCAGGCGAAGCCTTTGCCATCTTCGACTCCTAGGAATTTCAAGGCAGCGCCAGTGTCCACTCCCACATCCGCTTCACAGCCCTTGATGAAGAGAGCAAATGGATCACAGGTGACTAAAAGCGTGAGAGGAGCTTCCAAGTCGTTGCACACGTCTCTTATATTGGATCCGAGATCTTTTCCTGCTCAATCCATGACTAGGAGGTCACTGATGGTGGAGAAGATGGGGGATAAGGACATCATCAGACGAGCATTCAAGACTTTCCAGAATCGCGTGGATGGATCTTGCAACGAGGGCAAATCCAGCACTGTGAAGAAG GTGACATCTACTCCTTCGGAGGCGAGGGTCTCGACTCCTCCCATTCGTAGAACGAGGGATGATGCTGAAAAGGCGTCTGCTCGAAGGAATCAAGCTGGAACAAGATCAAAACCTTCTGAGACCAG ATCGTATAGAGGTAGTCTGGTGATGGATAAGAAAAACACGAACATATCTGCTGCCTCGTCTAGCATTAGCTTCAGAAGCCATGACAGAGCTGAGAAAAGGAAAGAG TTTTTGAAGGATTTGGAGGTGAAATCAGTGGCCAAAGCAGCAGAAAATGCTCAACTTAGTGCAAAATCAAAG GAAGAAAAGGATTCTGAGCTTAGAAGATTGAGAAAGAGCCTCAATTTCAAGGCCAAGCCTCTGCCTTCCTTCTATAAGGATCGGACGAAAGCACACCTCGAAAAG GATCCTCGCAACAAGGAGCTCCACTAG
- the LOC125208099 gene encoding two-component response regulator ARR4-like, which translates to MAQNCEFSSCLDSKEVHVLAVDDSLVDRKVIERLLRITSCKVTSVDSGRRALQYLGLHEEEGSANYNEIKVDLIITDYCMPGMTGFELLKKIKGSSTFRETPVVIMSSENVVARIDRCLEEGAKEFIVKPVKLSDVERLKSSMFGQARIQGLN; encoded by the exons atgGCCCAAAATTGTGAGTTTTCATCATGTTTGGATTCAAAAGAAGTTCATGTTCTTGCCGTTGATGACAGTCTTGTTGATAGGAAAGTCATTGAAAGGTTGCTAAGAATCACTTCTTGCAAAG TGACGTCAGTTGATAGTGGGAGAAGAGCTTTGCAGTATTTAGGTCTACATGAAGAGGAAGGCTCTGCTAATTATAAT gaGATAAAAGTGGATCTGATTATTACAGACTATTGCATGCCTGGAATGACCGGCTTTGAGTTGCTGAAAAAGATAAAg GGTTCCTCCACTTTTAGAGAAACACCAGTAGTGATCATGTCATCAGAGAACGTTGTGGCTCGGATTGACAG ATGTTTGGAAGAGGGTGCCAAAGAGTTCATAGTGAAGCCTGTGAAACTATCCGACGTGGAACGACTCAAGAGCTCTATGTTTGGCCAAGCTCGAATTCAAGGATTAAATTGA
- the LOC125204453 gene encoding protein JINGUBANG-like, whose translation MGRFVPCPMPCNCDKHKDSQIYQTTHISDSSSSNSSLTSQLSLPSVPSLEHVAVANHQCLATLKGHSSYIFSLALAGKYLFSGSSNGEIRASPSHGGASMYTAAQTGSAVKSTTFINGKLITAHADHKIRVWRIKDHDTNVSANVTSNSNSSVSAIAKLKLTATLPTGVDRCMRLFSAGSYVEVHRHRRQTWVHHVDAVAALAASADGAFLYSVSWDRSMKVWRSTDFRCVESVQAAHDDAINAVAASVDGSVYTGSADRLIKVWRRRDGESRHSLIATLEKHRSAVNAVALSTDGSMLYSGACDRSIVVWEKGRGGGMAVAGALRGHRKAILCLAVVAEVLCSGSADKSVRVWRRGSGNSYSCLAVLEGHKCPVKCLVARLDRRCSEVDKKRDGDELGNSYLVYSGGLDFDIKVWKIWVPL comes from the coding sequence ATGGGTAGATTTGTCCCATGCCCAATGCCTTGCAATTGCGACAAACACAAAGATTCTCAAATATATCAAACCACCCATATTTCCGACTCCTCATCTTCCAATTCATCCCTTACTTCCCAACTAAGCCTCCCTTCCGTCCCTTCCCTTGAACACGTCGCTGTCGCCAACCACCAATGCCTAGCCACCCTCAAGGGCCACTCCTCCTACATATTCTCCCTCGCCCTCGCCGGGAAATACCTCTTTAGCGGCTCCTCCAACGGAGAAATTCGCGCATCCCCCTCCCACGGCGGAGCCAGTATGTACACCGCTGCCCAGACGGGCTCCGCCGTGAAATCCACCACCTTCATAAATGGCAAGTTGATCACCGCCCACGCGGACCACAAGATCCGCGTGTGGCGGATCAAAGACCATGACACTAATGTGTCAGCAAATGTCACATCAAACAGTAATTCATCAGTTTCAGCTATTGCCAAGCTGAAACTGACAGCCACACTCCCCACCGGTGTGGACCGCTGCATGCGGTTATTCTCGGCGGGGAGCTACGTGGAGGTCCACCGCCACCGGAGGCAGACGTGGGTCCACCACGTCGACGCGGTGGCGGCCCTGGCGGCCTCCGCGGACGGCGCCTTCCTCTACTCTGTGTCGTGGGACCGGAGCATGAAGGTGTGGCGGAGCACCGACTTCCGGTGCGTGGAGTCGGTGCAGGCCGCCCACGACGACGCGATCAACGCGGTCGCGGCGTCCGTCGACGGCAGCGTCTACACCGGCTCCGCCGACCGGCTGATCAAGGTGTGGCGGCGCCGCGACGGAGAGTCGCGGCACTCGCTGATCGCGACGCTGGAGAAGCATAGATCCGCCGTGAATGCGGTGGCGCTGAGCACCGATGGGAGCATGCTCTACTCCGGCGCCTGCGATCGGTCGATCGTGGTGTGGGAGAAGGGGAGAGGTGGCGGAATGGCGGTGGCGGGGGCGCTGAGGGGGCATAGGAAGGCGATTCTGTGTTTGGCGGTGGTGGCGGAGGTGTTGTGCAGTGGATCGGCGGATAAGAGTGTGAGAGTGTGGAGGAGAGGGAGTGGAAATAGCTATTCTTGCCTGGCGGTATTGGAAGGGCACAAATGTCCGGTGAAATGTTTAGTGGCGCGTTTGGATCGGAGGTGTAGTGAGGTTGATAAGAAAAGAGATGGGGATGAGTTAGGGAATAGTTACCTTGTTTATAGTGGTGGATTGGATTTTGATATTAAGGTTTGGAAAATTTGGGTTCctttgtaa